A portion of the Salarias fasciatus chromosome 15, fSalaFa1.1, whole genome shotgun sequence genome contains these proteins:
- the epb41l2 gene encoding band 4.1-like protein 2 isoform X7 codes for MTTEAGSETEVKEKAEESAAQPDQSEKATQETQEVANAEGEEKEKEKEKEKEGKEGKGISRYLPTWLKKQKSQSQTSPTKEVPATEEPVSKATQEEQPPAPEVNGHAEEVEEKEEVKAEEVKEKEAESHSNASADTEPAKEEKVEESAEKSLEEPKEATEEAEEQEKKEQESDKQLEAEEQGGEGHTSIFQSPLRLVRKNKMKLVVCHVTLLDGTDFTCEVEKRAKGQYLFFKVCEHLNLLEKDYFGLMYKDAHEQKCWLDPTKEIKRQIRSNNWQFAFNVKFYPPDPSLLTEDITRYLLCLQLREDVASGRLPCSFVTHALLGSYTLQAELGDYEPEQPRPLDYISQLNFAPNQNKEMEEKILELHKSHRGMTPAQADTQFLENAKKLSMYGVDLHHAKDSEGVDIMLGVCANGLLVYKDRLRINRFAWPKILKISYKRNNFYIKIRPGETEQFESTVGFKLQNHRSAKKLWKVCVENHSFFRLNAPEQPTKARFLTLGSKFRYSGRTQAQTRLASSLIDRPAPSFERTSSKRISRSLDGAPVISITEAGAENGHEPRLDLHSDSKVKEADLSPGDAEAVPSQSPGSSEPAPPKDHDKTQEEVLKHQASISQLKRSFMEAPPPSPPQPNQWEKRLTSSPAATIRVQQQQVVSEPQTEAAPADNTISDTKEPAKPPVVKTEMVTISDTFAAQKTEIATKEVPIVHTETKTITYEAAQLDGNDGEPGVLMTAQTITSESLCTTTTTHITKTLKGGLSETRIEKRIVITGDCDIDHDQALAQAIKEAKEQHPDMSVTRVVVHKETELAEEED; via the exons ATGACAACGGAAGCAGGCTCTGAGACAGAGGTGAAGGAGAAAGCGGAGGAGTCGGCCGCTCAGCCGGACCAATCAGAGAAGGCCACGCAAGAAACCCAGGAAGTAGCTAACGCcgagggagaggagaaggagaaggagaaagaaaaggaaaaagaggggAAGGAAGGCAAAGGAATATCCCGATACCTGCCGACATGGCTTAAGAAGCAGAAGTCTCAAAGCCAG ACCTCCCCGACGAAGGAGGTCCCAGCGACAGAAGAACCCGTCAGCAAGGCGACGCAGGAGGAGCAACCCCCTGCCCCGGAGGTGAACGGCCACGCCGAGGAagtggaagagaaggaggaagtgaaagccgaggaagtgaaggaaaaagAGGCTGAATCCCATTCCAACGCCAGTGCAGACACTGAG CCTGCcaaggaggagaaggtggaagAGAGTGCAGAGAAAAGTCTGGAAGAGCCCAAGGAGGCCACggaagaagcagaagagcaggagaagaaggagcaggagtCGGACAAACAGTTGGAGGCCGAAGAGCAGGGAGGCGAAGGCCATACCTCCATTTTCCAGTCTCCTCTTCGACTGGTGAGGAAGAACAAGATGAAGCTGGTGGTGTGTCACGTGACCCTGCTGGATGGGACCGACTTCACCTGTGAGGTGGAG aaacGTGCCAAAGGTCAGTACTTATTCTTCAAGGTGTGTGAGCATCTTAATCTCCTGGAGAAAGACTACTTTGGCCTGATGTACAAGGACGCTCACGAACAGAAG TGCTGGTTGGACCCCACAAAGGAAATTAAGAGGCAGATACGCA GCAACAACTGGCAGTTTGCATTCAACGTGAAGTTCTACCCCCCCGACCCGTCGCTGCTCACCGAAGACATAACGAG gtacCTGTTGTGTCTGCAGCTCCGTGAAGACGTGGCGTCGGGACGTCTGCCTTGCTCCTTCGTCACTCACGCTCTCCTCGGCTCATACACGTTGCAG GCAGAACTGGGCGACTATGAACCTGAGCAGCCTCGCCCGCTCGACTACATCAGTCAGCTCAACTTTGCGCCCAATCAGAACAAAGAGATGGAGGAAAAGATCCTGGAACTCCACAAATCCCACAG gggaATGACACCTGCACAGGCCGACACCCAGTTTCTAGAAAATGCCAAGAAGCTGTCCATGTATGGAGTGGACCTGCACCACGCTAAG GATTCAGAGGGTGTGGACATCATGCTAGGTGTGTGTGCCAACGGACTCTTGGTTTACAAAGACAGGCTTCGGATAAATCGTTTCGCCTGGCCCAAAATCCTCAAGATTTCATACAAGAGGAACAACTTCTACATTAAGATCAGGCCAGGAGAG ACGGAGCAGTTTGAGAGCACAGTGGGATTCAAGCTCCAAAATCACCGATCTGCCAAAAAGCTTTGGAAAGTCTGTGTGGAGAACCACAGTTTTTTCAG GTTAAACGCACCTGAACAACCCACCAAGGCGCGCTTCCTGACTCTGGGCTCCAAGTTCCGCTACAGCGGGCGAACTCAGGCTCAGACCCGCCTGGCCAGCTCCCTCATAGACCGGCCCGCCCCCAGCTTCGAACGCACCTCGTCCAAACGCATCAGCCGCAGCTTGGACGGAG CGCCTGTGATCAGCATAACTGAGGCCGGCGCTGAGAACGGGCACGAGCCGCGCTTAGATCTCCACTCCGACTCCAAG GTTAAGGAGGCGGACTTAAGCCCTGGCGATGCAGAAGCCGTCCCCTCCCAG TCACCTGGAAGCAGCGAGCCCGCCCCGCCCAAG GACCATGATAAGACCCAGGAAGAGGTTCTGAAACAccaagctagcattagccagCTCAAACGCTCCTTTATGGAGGCgccgcctccctctcctccgcAGCCCAACCAGTGGGAGAAGCGTCTCACCTCTTCTCCCGCCGCCACGATACGCGTTCAGCAGCAACAAGTG GTCAGCGAGCCCCAAACCGAAGCAGCTCCAGCCGATAACACAATCTCTGATACCAAAGAACCTGCGAAG cCGCCCGTGGTAAAGACAGAAATGGTGACTATTTCAGACACGTTTGCAGCCCAGAAAACTGAGATAGCCACAAAAGAAGTGCCCATCGTACATACGGAAACCAAGACCATCACATACGAGGCCGCTCAG CTGGATGGTAATGATGGCGAGCCCGGAGTGTTGATGACCGCCCAAACAATCACTTCCGAGTCTCTCTGCACTACCACGACGACACACATTaccaag ACGTTAAAGGGGGGCCTGTCAGAGACCAGGATCGAAAAGCGCATCGTGATCACCGGCGACTGCGACATCGACCACGACCAG GCACTGGCCCAGGCCATTAAGGAGGCCAAAGAGCAACATCCTGACATGTCTGTCACCAGAGTGGTGGTTCATAAAGAAACTGAGCTGGCTGAGGAAGAGGATTGA
- the epb41l2 gene encoding band 4.1-like protein 2 isoform X8, protein MTTEAGSETEVKEKAEESAAQPDQSEKATQETQEVANAEGEEKEKEKEKEKEGKEGKGISRYLPTWLKKQKSQSQTSPTKEVPATEEPVSKATQEEQPPAPEVNGHAEEVEEKEEVKAEEVKEKEAESHSNASADTEPAKEEKVEESAEKSLEEPKEATEEAEEQEKKEQESDKQLEAEEQGGEGHTSIFQSPLRLVRKNKMKLVVCHVTLLDGTDFTCEVEKRAKGQYLFFKVCEHLNLLEKDYFGLMYKDAHEQKCWLDPTKEIKRQIRSNNWQFAFNVKFYPPDPSLLTEDITRYLLCLQLREDVASGRLPCSFVTHALLGSYTLQAELGDYEPEQPRPLDYISQLNFAPNQNKEMEEKILELHKSHRGMTPAQADTQFLENAKKLSMYGVDLHHAKDSEGVDIMLGVCANGLLVYKDRLRINRFAWPKILKISYKRNNFYIKIRPGETEQFESTVGFKLQNHRSAKKLWKVCVENHSFFRLNAPEQPTKARFLTLGSKFRYSGRTQAQTRLASSLIDRPAPSFERTSSKRISRSLDGAPVISITEAGAENGHEPRLDLHSDSKVKEADLSPGDAEAVPSQSPGSSEPAPPKDHDKTQEEVLKHQASISQLKRSFMEAPPPSPPQPNQWEKRLTSSPAATIRVQQQQVPPVVKTEMVTISDTFAAQKTEIATKEVPIVHTETKTITYEAAQLDGNDGEPGVLMTAQTITSESLCTTTTTHITKTLKGGLSETRIEKRIVITGDCDIDHDQALAQAIKEAKEQHPDMSVTRVVVHKETELAEEED, encoded by the exons ATGACAACGGAAGCAGGCTCTGAGACAGAGGTGAAGGAGAAAGCGGAGGAGTCGGCCGCTCAGCCGGACCAATCAGAGAAGGCCACGCAAGAAACCCAGGAAGTAGCTAACGCcgagggagaggagaaggagaaggagaaagaaaaggaaaaagaggggAAGGAAGGCAAAGGAATATCCCGATACCTGCCGACATGGCTTAAGAAGCAGAAGTCTCAAAGCCAG ACCTCCCCGACGAAGGAGGTCCCAGCGACAGAAGAACCCGTCAGCAAGGCGACGCAGGAGGAGCAACCCCCTGCCCCGGAGGTGAACGGCCACGCCGAGGAagtggaagagaaggaggaagtgaaagccgaggaagtgaaggaaaaagAGGCTGAATCCCATTCCAACGCCAGTGCAGACACTGAG CCTGCcaaggaggagaaggtggaagAGAGTGCAGAGAAAAGTCTGGAAGAGCCCAAGGAGGCCACggaagaagcagaagagcaggagaagaaggagcaggagtCGGACAAACAGTTGGAGGCCGAAGAGCAGGGAGGCGAAGGCCATACCTCCATTTTCCAGTCTCCTCTTCGACTGGTGAGGAAGAACAAGATGAAGCTGGTGGTGTGTCACGTGACCCTGCTGGATGGGACCGACTTCACCTGTGAGGTGGAG aaacGTGCCAAAGGTCAGTACTTATTCTTCAAGGTGTGTGAGCATCTTAATCTCCTGGAGAAAGACTACTTTGGCCTGATGTACAAGGACGCTCACGAACAGAAG TGCTGGTTGGACCCCACAAAGGAAATTAAGAGGCAGATACGCA GCAACAACTGGCAGTTTGCATTCAACGTGAAGTTCTACCCCCCCGACCCGTCGCTGCTCACCGAAGACATAACGAG gtacCTGTTGTGTCTGCAGCTCCGTGAAGACGTGGCGTCGGGACGTCTGCCTTGCTCCTTCGTCACTCACGCTCTCCTCGGCTCATACACGTTGCAG GCAGAACTGGGCGACTATGAACCTGAGCAGCCTCGCCCGCTCGACTACATCAGTCAGCTCAACTTTGCGCCCAATCAGAACAAAGAGATGGAGGAAAAGATCCTGGAACTCCACAAATCCCACAG gggaATGACACCTGCACAGGCCGACACCCAGTTTCTAGAAAATGCCAAGAAGCTGTCCATGTATGGAGTGGACCTGCACCACGCTAAG GATTCAGAGGGTGTGGACATCATGCTAGGTGTGTGTGCCAACGGACTCTTGGTTTACAAAGACAGGCTTCGGATAAATCGTTTCGCCTGGCCCAAAATCCTCAAGATTTCATACAAGAGGAACAACTTCTACATTAAGATCAGGCCAGGAGAG ACGGAGCAGTTTGAGAGCACAGTGGGATTCAAGCTCCAAAATCACCGATCTGCCAAAAAGCTTTGGAAAGTCTGTGTGGAGAACCACAGTTTTTTCAG GTTAAACGCACCTGAACAACCCACCAAGGCGCGCTTCCTGACTCTGGGCTCCAAGTTCCGCTACAGCGGGCGAACTCAGGCTCAGACCCGCCTGGCCAGCTCCCTCATAGACCGGCCCGCCCCCAGCTTCGAACGCACCTCGTCCAAACGCATCAGCCGCAGCTTGGACGGAG CGCCTGTGATCAGCATAACTGAGGCCGGCGCTGAGAACGGGCACGAGCCGCGCTTAGATCTCCACTCCGACTCCAAG GTTAAGGAGGCGGACTTAAGCCCTGGCGATGCAGAAGCCGTCCCCTCCCAG TCACCTGGAAGCAGCGAGCCCGCCCCGCCCAAG GACCATGATAAGACCCAGGAAGAGGTTCTGAAACAccaagctagcattagccagCTCAAACGCTCCTTTATGGAGGCgccgcctccctctcctccgcAGCCCAACCAGTGGGAGAAGCGTCTCACCTCTTCTCCCGCCGCCACGATACGCGTTCAGCAGCAACAAGTG cCGCCCGTGGTAAAGACAGAAATGGTGACTATTTCAGACACGTTTGCAGCCCAGAAAACTGAGATAGCCACAAAAGAAGTGCCCATCGTACATACGGAAACCAAGACCATCACATACGAGGCCGCTCAG CTGGATGGTAATGATGGCGAGCCCGGAGTGTTGATGACCGCCCAAACAATCACTTCCGAGTCTCTCTGCACTACCACGACGACACACATTaccaag ACGTTAAAGGGGGGCCTGTCAGAGACCAGGATCGAAAAGCGCATCGTGATCACCGGCGACTGCGACATCGACCACGACCAG GCACTGGCCCAGGCCATTAAGGAGGCCAAAGAGCAACATCCTGACATGTCTGTCACCAGAGTGGTGGTTCATAAAGAAACTGAGCTGGCTGAGGAAGAGGATTGA
- the epb41l2 gene encoding band 4.1-like protein 2 isoform X4: MTTEAGSETEVKEKAEESAAQPDQSEKATQETQEVANAEGEEKEKEKEKEKEGKEGKGISRYLPTWLKKQKSQSQTSPTKEVPATEEPVSKATQEEQPPAPEVNGHAEEVEEKEEVKAEEVKEKEAESHSNASADTEPAKEEKVEESAEKSLEEPKEATEEAEEQEKKEQESDKQLEAEEQGGEGHTSIFQSPLRLVRKNKMKLVVCHVTLLDGTDFTCEVEKRAKGQYLFFKVCEHLNLLEKDYFGLMYKDAHEQKCWLDPTKEIKRQIRSNNWQFAFNVKFYPPDPSLLTEDITRYLLCLQLREDVASGRLPCSFVTHALLGSYTLQAELGDYEPEQPRPLDYISQLNFAPNQNKEMEEKILELHKSHRGMTPAQADTQFLENAKKLSMYGVDLHHAKDSEGVDIMLGVCANGLLVYKDRLRINRFAWPKILKISYKRNNFYIKIRPGETEQFESTVGFKLQNHRSAKKLWKVCVENHSFFRLNAPEQPTKARFLTLGSKFRYSGRTQAQTRLASSLIDRPAPSFERTSSKRISRSLDGAPVISITEAGAENGHEPRLDLHSDSKDHDKTQEEVLKHQASISQLKRSFMEAPPPSPPQPNQWEKRLTSSPAATIRVQQQQVVSEPQTEAAPADNTISDTKEPAKTPEVEIEETVVVQEVSRAPKPEPVTVTAGAPAGAPAGAPAENHAGEQEVKAEEKVVVVEEAKPKQQESISSDSESEEEAEYHPNVSVSISHTQIPEEKEEEEEQEKVEEEREAQVVTSASAEVRQPAEEIKTEEQEKKSVEETKREAEESTDDPMVTPDEAPNGHTLPDAGVTADGGEEPKMNGEASLAEAEPRPQVICCSEPPVVKTEMVTISDTFAAQKTEIATKEVPIVHTETKTITYEAAQLDGNDGEPGVLMTAQTITSESLCTTTTTHITKTLKGGLSETRIEKRIVITGDCDIDHDQALAQAIKEAKEQHPDMSVTRVVVHKETELAEEED, translated from the exons ATGACAACGGAAGCAGGCTCTGAGACAGAGGTGAAGGAGAAAGCGGAGGAGTCGGCCGCTCAGCCGGACCAATCAGAGAAGGCCACGCAAGAAACCCAGGAAGTAGCTAACGCcgagggagaggagaaggagaaggagaaagaaaaggaaaaagaggggAAGGAAGGCAAAGGAATATCCCGATACCTGCCGACATGGCTTAAGAAGCAGAAGTCTCAAAGCCAG ACCTCCCCGACGAAGGAGGTCCCAGCGACAGAAGAACCCGTCAGCAAGGCGACGCAGGAGGAGCAACCCCCTGCCCCGGAGGTGAACGGCCACGCCGAGGAagtggaagagaaggaggaagtgaaagccgaggaagtgaaggaaaaagAGGCTGAATCCCATTCCAACGCCAGTGCAGACACTGAG CCTGCcaaggaggagaaggtggaagAGAGTGCAGAGAAAAGTCTGGAAGAGCCCAAGGAGGCCACggaagaagcagaagagcaggagaagaaggagcaggagtCGGACAAACAGTTGGAGGCCGAAGAGCAGGGAGGCGAAGGCCATACCTCCATTTTCCAGTCTCCTCTTCGACTGGTGAGGAAGAACAAGATGAAGCTGGTGGTGTGTCACGTGACCCTGCTGGATGGGACCGACTTCACCTGTGAGGTGGAG aaacGTGCCAAAGGTCAGTACTTATTCTTCAAGGTGTGTGAGCATCTTAATCTCCTGGAGAAAGACTACTTTGGCCTGATGTACAAGGACGCTCACGAACAGAAG TGCTGGTTGGACCCCACAAAGGAAATTAAGAGGCAGATACGCA GCAACAACTGGCAGTTTGCATTCAACGTGAAGTTCTACCCCCCCGACCCGTCGCTGCTCACCGAAGACATAACGAG gtacCTGTTGTGTCTGCAGCTCCGTGAAGACGTGGCGTCGGGACGTCTGCCTTGCTCCTTCGTCACTCACGCTCTCCTCGGCTCATACACGTTGCAG GCAGAACTGGGCGACTATGAACCTGAGCAGCCTCGCCCGCTCGACTACATCAGTCAGCTCAACTTTGCGCCCAATCAGAACAAAGAGATGGAGGAAAAGATCCTGGAACTCCACAAATCCCACAG gggaATGACACCTGCACAGGCCGACACCCAGTTTCTAGAAAATGCCAAGAAGCTGTCCATGTATGGAGTGGACCTGCACCACGCTAAG GATTCAGAGGGTGTGGACATCATGCTAGGTGTGTGTGCCAACGGACTCTTGGTTTACAAAGACAGGCTTCGGATAAATCGTTTCGCCTGGCCCAAAATCCTCAAGATTTCATACAAGAGGAACAACTTCTACATTAAGATCAGGCCAGGAGAG ACGGAGCAGTTTGAGAGCACAGTGGGATTCAAGCTCCAAAATCACCGATCTGCCAAAAAGCTTTGGAAAGTCTGTGTGGAGAACCACAGTTTTTTCAG GTTAAACGCACCTGAACAACCCACCAAGGCGCGCTTCCTGACTCTGGGCTCCAAGTTCCGCTACAGCGGGCGAACTCAGGCTCAGACCCGCCTGGCCAGCTCCCTCATAGACCGGCCCGCCCCCAGCTTCGAACGCACCTCGTCCAAACGCATCAGCCGCAGCTTGGACGGAG CGCCTGTGATCAGCATAACTGAGGCCGGCGCTGAGAACGGGCACGAGCCGCGCTTAGATCTCCACTCCGACTCCAAG GACCATGATAAGACCCAGGAAGAGGTTCTGAAACAccaagctagcattagccagCTCAAACGCTCCTTTATGGAGGCgccgcctccctctcctccgcAGCCCAACCAGTGGGAGAAGCGTCTCACCTCTTCTCCCGCCGCCACGATACGCGTTCAGCAGCAACAAGTG GTCAGCGAGCCCCAAACCGAAGCAGCTCCAGCCGATAACACAATCTCTGATACCAAAGAACCTGCGAAG acaCCCGAGGTTGAAATCGAGGAAACTGTTGTGGTCCAGGAGGTTTCCCGAGCGCCCAAACCTGAGCCTGTCACAGTGACAGCCGGCGCCCCCGCCGGCGCCCCCGCCGGCGCCCCGGCAGAAAACCACGCCggggagcaggaagtgaaggcCGAAGAGAAAGTAGTGGTAGTGGAGGAGGCAAAGCCAAAGCAGCAGGAGAGCATTTCATCAGACAGCGAGAGCGAAGAAGAGGCGGAGTACCACCCCAATGTGTCCGTGTCCATCTCCCACACACAAATaccagaggagaaggaggaagaggaggagcaggagaaggtagaggaggagagggaggcgcAGGTCGTGACCTCTGCCTCGGCCGAGGTCAGGCAGCCTGCAGAGGAGATTAAAACAGaagagcaggagaagaagagcgtAGAGGAGACGAAGCGTGAGGCGGAGGAAAGCACCGACGACCCCATGGTGACCCCCGACGAAGCCCCTAACGGCCACACCCTGCCCGACGCGGGCGTGACCGCCGACGGAGGGGAGGAGCCTAAAATGAACGGCGAAGCCTCACTGGCCGAAGCAGAGCCCCGGCCACAGGTTATTTGTTGCTCAGAG cCGCCCGTGGTAAAGACAGAAATGGTGACTATTTCAGACACGTTTGCAGCCCAGAAAACTGAGATAGCCACAAAAGAAGTGCCCATCGTACATACGGAAACCAAGACCATCACATACGAGGCCGCTCAG CTGGATGGTAATGATGGCGAGCCCGGAGTGTTGATGACCGCCCAAACAATCACTTCCGAGTCTCTCTGCACTACCACGACGACACACATTaccaag ACGTTAAAGGGGGGCCTGTCAGAGACCAGGATCGAAAAGCGCATCGTGATCACCGGCGACTGCGACATCGACCACGACCAG GCACTGGCCCAGGCCATTAAGGAGGCCAAAGAGCAACATCCTGACATGTCTGTCACCAGAGTGGTGGTTCATAAAGAAACTGAGCTGGCTGAGGAAGAGGATTGA
- the epb41l2 gene encoding band 4.1-like protein 2 isoform X6: protein MTTEAGSETEVKEKAEESAAQPDQSEKATQETQEVANAEGEEKEKEKEKEKEGKEGKGISRYLPTWLKKQKSQSQTSPTKEVPATEEPVSKATQEEQPPAPEVNGHAEEVEEKEEVKAEEVKEKEAESHSNASADTEPAKEEKVEESAEKSLEEPKEATEEAEEQEKKEQESDKQLEAEEQGGEGHTSIFQSPLRLVRKNKMKLVVCHVTLLDGTDFTCEVEKRAKGQYLFFKVCEHLNLLEKDYFGLMYKDAHEQKCWLDPTKEIKRQIRSNNWQFAFNVKFYPPDPSLLTEDITRYLLCLQLREDVASGRLPCSFVTHALLGSYTLQAELGDYEPEQPRPLDYISQLNFAPNQNKEMEEKILELHKSHRGMTPAQADTQFLENAKKLSMYGVDLHHAKDSEGVDIMLGVCANGLLVYKDRLRINRFAWPKILKISYKRNNFYIKIRPGETEQFESTVGFKLQNHRSAKKLWKVCVENHSFFRLNAPEQPTKARFLTLGSKFRYSGRTQAQTRLASSLIDRPAPSFERTSSKRISRSLDGAPVISITEAGAENGHEPRLDLHSDSKVSEPQTEAAPADNTISDTKEPAKTPEVEIEETVVVQEVSRAPKPEPVTVTAGAPAGAPAGAPAENHAGEQEVKAEEKVVVVEEAKPKQQESISSDSESEEEAEYHPNVSVSISHTQIPEEKEEEEEQEKVEEEREAQVVTSASAEVRQPAEEIKTEEQEKKSVEETKREAEESTDDPMVTPDEAPNGHTLPDAGVTADGGEEPKMNGEASLAEAEPRPQVICCSEPPVVKTEMVTISDTFAAQKTEIATKEVPIVHTETKTITYEAAQLDGNDGEPGVLMTAQTITSESLCTTTTTHITKTLKGGLSETRIEKRIVITGDCDIDHDQALAQAIKEAKEQHPDMSVTRVVVHKETELAEEED from the exons ATGACAACGGAAGCAGGCTCTGAGACAGAGGTGAAGGAGAAAGCGGAGGAGTCGGCCGCTCAGCCGGACCAATCAGAGAAGGCCACGCAAGAAACCCAGGAAGTAGCTAACGCcgagggagaggagaaggagaaggagaaagaaaaggaaaaagaggggAAGGAAGGCAAAGGAATATCCCGATACCTGCCGACATGGCTTAAGAAGCAGAAGTCTCAAAGCCAG ACCTCCCCGACGAAGGAGGTCCCAGCGACAGAAGAACCCGTCAGCAAGGCGACGCAGGAGGAGCAACCCCCTGCCCCGGAGGTGAACGGCCACGCCGAGGAagtggaagagaaggaggaagtgaaagccgaggaagtgaaggaaaaagAGGCTGAATCCCATTCCAACGCCAGTGCAGACACTGAG CCTGCcaaggaggagaaggtggaagAGAGTGCAGAGAAAAGTCTGGAAGAGCCCAAGGAGGCCACggaagaagcagaagagcaggagaagaaggagcaggagtCGGACAAACAGTTGGAGGCCGAAGAGCAGGGAGGCGAAGGCCATACCTCCATTTTCCAGTCTCCTCTTCGACTGGTGAGGAAGAACAAGATGAAGCTGGTGGTGTGTCACGTGACCCTGCTGGATGGGACCGACTTCACCTGTGAGGTGGAG aaacGTGCCAAAGGTCAGTACTTATTCTTCAAGGTGTGTGAGCATCTTAATCTCCTGGAGAAAGACTACTTTGGCCTGATGTACAAGGACGCTCACGAACAGAAG TGCTGGTTGGACCCCACAAAGGAAATTAAGAGGCAGATACGCA GCAACAACTGGCAGTTTGCATTCAACGTGAAGTTCTACCCCCCCGACCCGTCGCTGCTCACCGAAGACATAACGAG gtacCTGTTGTGTCTGCAGCTCCGTGAAGACGTGGCGTCGGGACGTCTGCCTTGCTCCTTCGTCACTCACGCTCTCCTCGGCTCATACACGTTGCAG GCAGAACTGGGCGACTATGAACCTGAGCAGCCTCGCCCGCTCGACTACATCAGTCAGCTCAACTTTGCGCCCAATCAGAACAAAGAGATGGAGGAAAAGATCCTGGAACTCCACAAATCCCACAG gggaATGACACCTGCACAGGCCGACACCCAGTTTCTAGAAAATGCCAAGAAGCTGTCCATGTATGGAGTGGACCTGCACCACGCTAAG GATTCAGAGGGTGTGGACATCATGCTAGGTGTGTGTGCCAACGGACTCTTGGTTTACAAAGACAGGCTTCGGATAAATCGTTTCGCCTGGCCCAAAATCCTCAAGATTTCATACAAGAGGAACAACTTCTACATTAAGATCAGGCCAGGAGAG ACGGAGCAGTTTGAGAGCACAGTGGGATTCAAGCTCCAAAATCACCGATCTGCCAAAAAGCTTTGGAAAGTCTGTGTGGAGAACCACAGTTTTTTCAG GTTAAACGCACCTGAACAACCCACCAAGGCGCGCTTCCTGACTCTGGGCTCCAAGTTCCGCTACAGCGGGCGAACTCAGGCTCAGACCCGCCTGGCCAGCTCCCTCATAGACCGGCCCGCCCCCAGCTTCGAACGCACCTCGTCCAAACGCATCAGCCGCAGCTTGGACGGAG CGCCTGTGATCAGCATAACTGAGGCCGGCGCTGAGAACGGGCACGAGCCGCGCTTAGATCTCCACTCCGACTCCAAG GTCAGCGAGCCCCAAACCGAAGCAGCTCCAGCCGATAACACAATCTCTGATACCAAAGAACCTGCGAAG acaCCCGAGGTTGAAATCGAGGAAACTGTTGTGGTCCAGGAGGTTTCCCGAGCGCCCAAACCTGAGCCTGTCACAGTGACAGCCGGCGCCCCCGCCGGCGCCCCCGCCGGCGCCCCGGCAGAAAACCACGCCggggagcaggaagtgaaggcCGAAGAGAAAGTAGTGGTAGTGGAGGAGGCAAAGCCAAAGCAGCAGGAGAGCATTTCATCAGACAGCGAGAGCGAAGAAGAGGCGGAGTACCACCCCAATGTGTCCGTGTCCATCTCCCACACACAAATaccagaggagaaggaggaagaggaggagcaggagaaggtagaggaggagagggaggcgcAGGTCGTGACCTCTGCCTCGGCCGAGGTCAGGCAGCCTGCAGAGGAGATTAAAACAGaagagcaggagaagaagagcgtAGAGGAGACGAAGCGTGAGGCGGAGGAAAGCACCGACGACCCCATGGTGACCCCCGACGAAGCCCCTAACGGCCACACCCTGCCCGACGCGGGCGTGACCGCCGACGGAGGGGAGGAGCCTAAAATGAACGGCGAAGCCTCACTGGCCGAAGCAGAGCCCCGGCCACAGGTTATTTGTTGCTCAGAG cCGCCCGTGGTAAAGACAGAAATGGTGACTATTTCAGACACGTTTGCAGCCCAGAAAACTGAGATAGCCACAAAAGAAGTGCCCATCGTACATACGGAAACCAAGACCATCACATACGAGGCCGCTCAG CTGGATGGTAATGATGGCGAGCCCGGAGTGTTGATGACCGCCCAAACAATCACTTCCGAGTCTCTCTGCACTACCACGACGACACACATTaccaag ACGTTAAAGGGGGGCCTGTCAGAGACCAGGATCGAAAAGCGCATCGTGATCACCGGCGACTGCGACATCGACCACGACCAG GCACTGGCCCAGGCCATTAAGGAGGCCAAAGAGCAACATCCTGACATGTCTGTCACCAGAGTGGTGGTTCATAAAGAAACTGAGCTGGCTGAGGAAGAGGATTGA